The Beijerinckiaceae bacterium RH AL1 genome has a segment encoding these proteins:
- a CDS encoding Amino acid--[acyl-carrier-protein] ligase 1 (ID:RHAL1_03103;~source:Prodigal:2.6), translated as MTHDHPFDEALDHQSKLRAALFKPMGADGVYARSGVYEDMIERLSALITSHRETGTEVFRFPPVMSRRDLERHGYLKSFPNLIGCACALHGSEADIREAAARPDGGWVDALQATELVLSPAACYPIYPIAAARGPVPEAGLVFDVASDCFRREPSQDLDRLQSFRMREYVCIGSEPQVAAFRGRWLERATEMARVLALPCRIDQASDPFFGRVGQMMAVAQIQQALKFELLVPLHSEEKPTACMSFNYHRDHFGLTWDLHDEAGTPAHTACVAFGMDRLAVALFWTHGLETARWPAETRAALGL; from the coding sequence TTGACCCACGATCATCCGTTCGACGAAGCGCTCGACCATCAGTCGAAGCTTCGCGCCGCCCTGTTCAAGCCGATGGGCGCCGACGGCGTCTACGCCCGCTCCGGCGTCTACGAGGACATGATCGAGCGCCTGTCGGCGCTGATCACCAGCCACCGCGAGACCGGCACCGAGGTGTTCCGCTTCCCGCCGGTGATGAGCCGCCGCGACCTCGAGCGCCACGGCTATCTGAAGAGCTTCCCGAACCTCATCGGCTGCGCCTGCGCGCTGCATGGTTCGGAAGCCGACATTCGCGAGGCGGCCGCGCGTCCGGACGGCGGCTGGGTCGACGCCTTGCAGGCGACCGAGCTCGTCCTGTCGCCTGCCGCCTGCTACCCGATCTACCCGATCGCCGCCGCGCGCGGCCCGGTGCCCGAGGCCGGGCTCGTCTTCGACGTTGCCAGCGATTGCTTCCGCCGCGAGCCGTCGCAGGACCTCGACCGGCTGCAGTCGTTCCGCATGCGCGAGTACGTCTGCATCGGCTCGGAGCCGCAGGTCGCCGCCTTCCGTGGCCGCTGGCTCGAGCGGGCGACCGAGATGGCGCGCGTCCTCGCCCTGCCCTGCAGGATCGACCAGGCATCCGATCCCTTCTTCGGCCGCGTCGGGCAGATGATGGCGGTCGCGCAGATCCAGCAGGCCTTGAAGTTCGAGCTGCTGGTGCCGCTGCACTCGGAAGAGAAGCCGACGGCCTGCATGAGCTTCAACTATCACCGCGACCATTTCGGCCTGACCTGGGACCTGCACGATGAAGCCGGCACGCCGGCGCACACCGCCTGCGTCGCCTTCGGCATGGATCGGCTCGCCGTCGCGCTGTTCTGGACGCATGGGCTGGAGACGGCGCGCTGGCCGGCCGAGACGCGCGCCGCGCTGGGGCTCTAG
- a CDS encoding Acetolactate synthase, large subunit (ID:RHAL1_03104;~source:Prodigal:2.6) has product MPVTRTAAEVLVDQLVAQGVTHVFCVPGESYLAVLDALHDRPIEVIVCRQEAGCAIMAEAVGKATGRPGVCFVTRAPGATNAMHGIHIAQQGSSPMIMFVGQIERGARGREAFQEIDYRAVFGPVAKHADEIDEAARIPEIVSRAFHVAMNGRPGPVVLALPEDMLSERVAVADAPRVVPIETAPLPADMDRLAALLAAAQAPVLILGGSRWTPESCAAVTRFAERWDLPVVTSFRRLPLFDPLHPNNAGDLGIGSNPKLLARIAASDLVIVLGGRLGDIPSQGYSLFDIPTPKTKLVHIHPEPAELGRVYAPTLAICATPIGLAGALDALAPAAAPAWAGSAEAAHADYRAWSDVATPQPGGVNLGEIMVWLRENLPAQAILTSGAGNFAAWIARFYRVRRFAGHAAPLSGSMGYGVPAAVAMQLLEPQTPVVCLTGDGDFLMNGQEFATAVQYDLPIVILVADNGQYGTIRMHQEREYPTRISGTQLRNPDFAAYARAFGGFGATVDRTEDFADTYAPSRAAGKPAILHLRIDPEAILPGATLSAIREAALERARRAAATPSG; this is encoded by the coding sequence ATGCCCGTGACCCGCACCGCCGCCGAAGTGCTCGTCGACCAGCTCGTTGCGCAGGGCGTCACCCACGTCTTCTGCGTGCCGGGCGAATCCTATCTCGCCGTGCTCGACGCGCTGCACGATCGGCCGATCGAGGTGATCGTCTGCCGCCAGGAAGCGGGCTGCGCCATCATGGCCGAGGCGGTTGGCAAGGCGACGGGGCGGCCCGGCGTCTGCTTCGTGACGCGCGCGCCCGGCGCCACCAACGCCATGCACGGCATCCACATCGCCCAGCAGGGCTCCTCGCCAATGATCATGTTCGTCGGCCAGATCGAGCGCGGCGCGCGTGGTCGCGAGGCGTTCCAGGAGATCGACTATCGCGCCGTCTTCGGCCCCGTCGCCAAGCATGCCGACGAGATCGACGAGGCCGCCCGCATTCCCGAGATCGTGTCGCGCGCTTTCCATGTCGCGATGAACGGCCGTCCCGGCCCGGTCGTGCTGGCCTTGCCGGAGGACATGCTGAGCGAGCGCGTCGCCGTCGCCGACGCCCCGCGCGTGGTGCCGATCGAGACCGCGCCTCTGCCCGCCGACATGGACCGTCTCGCCGCGCTCCTCGCCGCGGCGCAGGCGCCCGTGCTGATCCTCGGCGGCAGCCGCTGGACGCCGGAGAGCTGCGCGGCCGTCACCCGCTTCGCCGAGCGCTGGGACCTCCCTGTCGTCACCAGCTTCCGTCGCCTGCCGCTGTTCGATCCGCTGCATCCCAACAATGCGGGCGACCTCGGCATCGGCTCCAATCCCAAGCTGCTCGCCCGCATCGCCGCCTCCGACCTCGTCATCGTGCTGGGTGGTCGCCTCGGCGACATCCCGAGCCAAGGCTATTCGCTCTTCGACATCCCGACGCCGAAGACCAAGCTCGTGCACATTCATCCCGAGCCCGCCGAGCTCGGCCGCGTGTACGCGCCCACGCTCGCGATCTGCGCTACGCCGATCGGTCTCGCCGGCGCGCTCGACGCCCTCGCGCCAGCCGCGGCCCCAGCATGGGCCGGCAGCGCCGAGGCGGCGCATGCCGACTACCGCGCCTGGTCGGACGTCGCGACGCCGCAGCCCGGCGGCGTCAATCTCGGCGAGATCATGGTGTGGCTGCGCGAGAACCTGCCGGCGCAGGCGATCCTCACCAGCGGCGCCGGCAATTTCGCTGCCTGGATCGCCCGCTTCTACCGCGTCCGCCGCTTCGCCGGCCACGCCGCGCCGCTGTCGGGCTCGATGGGCTACGGCGTGCCGGCGGCGGTCGCCATGCAGCTGTTGGAGCCGCAGACCCCGGTGGTGTGCCTCACCGGCGACGGCGACTTCCTGATGAACGGCCAGGAGTTCGCGACCGCCGTGCAATACGATCTGCCGATCGTGATCCTCGTCGCCGACAACGGCCAGTACGGCACGATCCGCATGCACCAGGAGCGCGAGTACCCGACGCGAATTTCGGGGACGCAGCTCAGGAACCCGGACTTCGCCGCCTACGCCCGCGCCTTCGGCGGCTTCGGCGCGACGGTCGATAGGACCGAGGACTTCGCCGACACCTATGCGCCGTCCCGCGCTGCCGGCAAGCCGGCGATCCTGCACCTGCGCATCGACCCCGAGGCGATCCTCCCTGGCGCGACCTTGAGCGCGATCCGCGAGGCGGCGCTCGAGCGAGCGCGCCGCGCCGCCGCAACTCCCTCCGGCTAG
- a CDS encoding protein of unknown function (ID:RHAL1_03105;~source:Prodigal:2.6), whose translation MPDHLPHVPIFPRFGNQMAAVNPALVRAVETQASGGCKIVFDRSHEMAVDASLYEVMNALWGRSPMAEIKELAPELG comes from the coding sequence ATGCCCGATCATCTGCCGCACGTTCCGATATTCCCCCGCTTCGGCAACCAGATGGCGGCGGTGAACCCCGCGCTCGTCCGCGCCGTCGAGACGCAGGCCTCCGGCGGCTGCAAGATCGTCTTCGACCGCAGTCACGAGATGGCCGTCGACGCCTCGCTCTACGAGGTGATGAACGCGCTATGGGGCCGCTCGCCCATGGCGGAGATCAAGGAGCTGGCGCCGGAGCTCGGCTGA
- a CDS encoding putative branched-chain-amino-acid aminotransferase (Transaminase B) (BCAT) (source:Prodigal:2.6;~ID:RHAL1_03106) yields the protein MSAAIDTTTSDTTNTDTWTYFEGRWQAGNAPIMGPRTHAAWLGSTVFDGARTFGGAAPDLDLHCARVNTSAEAFLLEPQVSVADWMALAHEGIARFEPGAELYIRPMYWPEHGAAGGGVRFDPASTRWCLCIYRAPMPEPKGFAITLSPFRRPTIETAPVDAKAGCLYPNGARALIEAFRRGFGNCLMLDMLGNVAELANSNIFMAKGGVVYTPVPNGTFLDGITRRRVIALLEADGVEVRQVTLKAADFLAADEIFASGNFAKVVPINRIEARELPIGPIYRRARELYWAFAARNAMTVSRAPAPAP from the coding sequence GTGAGCGCCGCCATCGACACGACAACAAGCGACACGACAAACACCGACACCTGGACCTATTTCGAGGGCCGTTGGCAAGCCGGCAACGCGCCGATCATGGGGCCGCGCACGCATGCCGCCTGGCTCGGCTCGACCGTGTTCGACGGCGCCCGCACCTTCGGCGGCGCGGCGCCCGACCTCGACCTGCATTGCGCCCGCGTCAACACCTCGGCGGAAGCCTTCCTGCTCGAGCCGCAGGTGTCGGTCGCCGACTGGATGGCACTCGCGCACGAAGGCATCGCCCGCTTCGAGCCGGGCGCCGAGCTCTACATCCGCCCGATGTACTGGCCTGAGCACGGCGCGGCCGGCGGCGGCGTGCGCTTCGATCCCGCCTCGACGCGCTGGTGCCTGTGCATCTACCGCGCGCCGATGCCCGAGCCGAAGGGCTTCGCGATCACGCTGTCGCCGTTCCGCCGCCCGACGATCGAGACGGCGCCGGTCGACGCCAAGGCGGGGTGCCTCTATCCGAACGGCGCCCGCGCGCTGATCGAGGCGTTCCGGCGCGGCTTCGGCAACTGCCTGATGCTCGACATGCTCGGCAACGTTGCCGAGCTGGCGAACTCCAACATTTTCATGGCCAAGGGCGGCGTCGTCTACACGCCGGTGCCGAACGGCACGTTCCTCGACGGCATCACCCGGCGCCGCGTCATCGCGCTGCTCGAGGCCGACGGCGTCGAGGTGCGGCAGGTCACGCTGAAGGCCGCGGACTTCCTGGCGGCCGACGAGATCTTCGCGTCCGGCAATTTCGCCAAGGTGGTGCCGATCAACCGCATCGAGGCGCGCGAGCTGCCGATCGGCCCGATCTACCGCCGTGCCCGGGAGCTCTACTGGGCGTTCGCGGCGCGCAACGCCATGACGGTCAGCCGAGCTCCGGCGCCAGCTCCTTGA
- a CDS encoding Acetyl esterase/lipase (ID:RHAL1_03107;~source:Prodigal:2.6), translating into MQEADLSALDPQARRFLAMVALGGRGGSVGIEERRRGFAKLMQFSKPPAARVAASDSSIPVGDRAIPIRLYGAEGPGGLIYFHGGGLVAGGLETHDALCRTLAHGAGCRIVSVDYRLAPEHPFPAAIVDALLATRFVLRNAAALGVDPRRVAVGGDSGGGTLAAIAADVFGRRGRLRAQVLLCPALDFAGASASRETFANGFLLDASTLAADLVHYAPQRPLEDRRISPLRAADLAGLPTTILHTAAFDPLVDEGRAYARRLAEAGVDVRYREHATLMHHFYALNGVVPAAQVALDGIARDIAEVLA; encoded by the coding sequence TTGCAAGAGGCGGACCTGTCGGCGCTGGACCCGCAGGCGCGGCGCTTCCTCGCCATGGTCGCGCTCGGCGGCCGCGGGGGTAGCGTCGGCATCGAGGAGCGGCGTCGCGGCTTCGCCAAGCTGATGCAATTTTCGAAGCCCCCCGCCGCGCGCGTCGCCGCCAGCGACAGCAGCATCCCCGTCGGCGATCGCGCCATTCCGATCAGGCTCTACGGCGCGGAAGGGCCTGGCGGGCTGATCTATTTCCACGGCGGCGGCCTCGTCGCCGGCGGTTTGGAGACCCACGACGCGCTGTGCCGGACGCTCGCGCACGGGGCCGGCTGCCGCATCGTCTCCGTCGACTACCGGCTCGCGCCGGAGCATCCGTTCCCCGCGGCGATCGTCGACGCGCTCCTCGCCACCCGCTTCGTGCTGCGCAACGCGGCGGCGCTCGGCGTCGATCCCCGCCGCGTCGCCGTCGGTGGCGATTCCGGCGGCGGAACGCTGGCGGCGATCGCCGCGGATGTGTTCGGGCGACGCGGGCGCCTGCGCGCCCAGGTCCTGCTCTGCCCGGCGCTCGATTTCGCCGGCGCCAGCGCCTCGCGCGAGACGTTCGCCAACGGGTTCCTGCTCGACGCGTCGACCCTCGCCGCGGATCTCGTCCATTATGCGCCGCAGCGTCCGCTGGAAGACCGACGCATTTCCCCGCTCCGCGCGGCCGATCTCGCCGGGCTGCCGACGACGATCCTGCACACCGCGGCCTTCGACCCGCTCGTCGACGAAGGCCGCGCCTACGCCCGCCGCCTCGCCGAGGCCGGCGTCGACGTCCGCTACCGCGAGCACGCGACGCTCATGCACCATTTCTACGCGTTGAACGGCGTCGTCCCTGCCGCGCAGGTCGCGCTCGACGGCATCGCCCGCGACATCGCCGAGGTGCTGGCCTGA
- the metAS gene encoding Homoserine O-succinyltransferase (ID:RHAL1_03108;~source:Prodigal:2.6) — MPLVVAAPNAPRSADAAGPATIEIALLNNLGDGGFKGGERQFVDILREAAGPDPVRLRLFSLPGIARGAAARSHIEASYTPYAELMQSRVDGLIVTGCEPRAARLADEPVWGALTEVVDWAEHNTRSTIWSCFAAHAAVLHLDGIERQPLGRKLSGHFSVERAAEHPLLQGVPDPLRVAHSRWNGLDEVALTAAGYEIVTRSDEVGVDLFVKRWRSLFVYLQGHPEYHESALRGEYRRDVMRFLDGTTATYPDLPRHYFSQATEAALSAFEAAAKRDPTTDAAFPLKGRDSGPRRWPRAFAVGLFRNWLRELRTESLDRVA; from the coding sequence ATGCCGCTCGTCGTCGCTGCGCCGAACGCACCTCGCTCCGCCGATGCCGCGGGGCCGGCGACGATCGAGATCGCGCTGCTCAACAACCTCGGCGACGGCGGCTTCAAGGGCGGCGAGCGCCAGTTCGTCGACATCCTGCGCGAGGCGGCGGGGCCGGATCCGGTGCGCCTGCGGCTGTTCTCGCTGCCGGGCATCGCGCGCGGCGCGGCGGCGCGATCGCACATCGAGGCGAGCTACACGCCGTACGCCGAGCTCATGCAGTCGCGCGTCGACGGGCTGATCGTCACCGGTTGCGAGCCCCGCGCGGCACGGCTTGCCGACGAGCCGGTGTGGGGCGCGCTGACCGAGGTGGTCGACTGGGCCGAGCACAACACGCGCTCGACGATCTGGTCCTGCTTCGCCGCGCATGCGGCGGTGCTGCATCTCGACGGGATCGAGCGCCAGCCGCTCGGCCGCAAGCTCTCCGGCCATTTCTCCGTCGAGCGGGCAGCCGAGCACCCGCTTCTGCAGGGAGTCCCCGATCCGCTCCGCGTGGCGCATTCCCGTTGGAACGGGCTCGACGAGGTCGCGCTGACGGCGGCGGGCTACGAGATCGTGACGCGCTCCGACGAGGTCGGCGTCGATCTCTTCGTCAAGCGGTGGCGCAGCCTGTTCGTCTACCTGCAGGGCCATCCCGAGTACCACGAGAGCGCGCTGCGCGGCGAGTATCGTCGCGACGTGATGCGGTTCCTCGACGGCACGACGGCGACCTATCCGGACCTGCCGCGCCACTACTTTTCGCAGGCGACCGAGGCGGCGCTCAGCGCGTTCGAGGCCGCGGCGAAGCGCGACCCGACGACCGACGCGGCCTTTCCGCTGAAGGGCCGCGACTCCGGTCCGCGTCGCTGGCCGCGGGCGTTTGCAGTCGGCCTGTTCCGCAACTGGCTTCGCGAGCTGCGCACGGAGAGCCTCGACCGTGTCGCGTAG
- a CDS encoding O-acetylhomoserine/O-acetylserine sulfhydrylase (source:Prodigal:2.6;~ID:RHAL1_03109) has product MRNETLAVHGGYEGDPTTHACAVPIYQTVAYEFDSADHGAALFNLEVPGYRYSRIANPTVEVLERRVAAMHGGIAALATSTGQAALTYAISTLADHGGNIVSVPQLYGTTHTLLAHILPRQGITTRFAAGDDVAAIEPLIDGDTKAIYCESIGNPAGNITDIAALADCAHRHGVPLVVDNTVATPVLLRPIEHGADIVVESLTKFMGGHGTTLAGVLVDSGRFRWRDQAAKYPMFCEPDASYHGMVYDERYGAAAYMARARSVYQRATGAVLSPFNAFLILQGIETVALRMERHVANARAVAEFLRADPRVAWVNYAGFEDSPYYGLARRYLGGNASSLFTFGIVGGLEGGKAFYDALRLVKRLVNIGDTKTLACHPASTTHRQMTTEEQAHAGVTPDLIRVSIGIEHVDDIIADFDQALAVAAAASRALAVA; this is encoded by the coding sequence ATGCGCAACGAGACGCTGGCGGTGCACGGCGGCTACGAGGGCGACCCGACGACGCACGCCTGCGCCGTGCCGATCTACCAGACGGTGGCCTACGAGTTCGACTCCGCCGATCACGGCGCCGCGCTGTTCAACCTCGAGGTGCCGGGCTACCGCTACAGCCGCATCGCCAATCCCACCGTCGAGGTGCTGGAGCGCCGCGTCGCCGCGATGCACGGCGGCATCGCCGCGCTCGCGACCTCCACCGGCCAGGCCGCGCTCACCTATGCGATCTCGACGCTCGCCGACCACGGCGGCAACATCGTCTCCGTGCCGCAGCTCTACGGCACGACGCATACGCTGCTCGCGCACATCCTGCCGCGCCAGGGCATCACCACGCGCTTTGCCGCCGGTGACGACGTCGCCGCGATCGAGCCGCTGATCGATGGCGACACCAAGGCCATCTACTGCGAGAGCATCGGCAACCCGGCCGGCAACATCACCGACATCGCCGCGCTGGCGGACTGCGCGCATCGCCACGGCGTGCCGCTTGTCGTCGACAACACGGTCGCGACGCCGGTCCTGCTGCGGCCGATCGAGCACGGCGCCGACATCGTCGTCGAGTCGCTGACCAAGTTCATGGGCGGGCACGGCACCACGCTCGCCGGCGTGCTCGTCGATTCCGGCCGCTTCCGCTGGCGCGACCAGGCCGCGAAGTATCCGATGTTCTGCGAGCCGGACGCCTCGTATCACGGCATGGTGTACGACGAGCGCTACGGCGCGGCCGCCTACATGGCGCGCGCCCGCAGCGTGTACCAGCGCGCGACGGGCGCGGTGCTGTCGCCGTTCAATGCCTTCCTCATCCTGCAAGGCATCGAGACGGTGGCGCTGCGGATGGAGCGCCACGTCGCGAATGCCCGCGCGGTCGCCGAATTCCTGCGCGCCGATCCGCGCGTCGCCTGGGTCAACTACGCCGGCTTCGAGGATAGCCCGTACTACGGGCTGGCGCGGCGCTACCTCGGCGGCAATGCCTCCTCGCTCTTCACCTTCGGCATCGTCGGCGGGCTCGAGGGCGGCAAGGCCTTCTACGACGCGCTCCGCCTCGTGAAGCGGCTCGTGAACATCGGCGACACCAAGACGCTCGCCTGCCATCCTGCCTCGACGACGCATCGCCAGATGACCACCGAGGAGCAGGCGCATGCCGGCGTGACGCCGGACCTGATCCGCGTCTCGATCGGCATCGAGCATGTCGACGACATCATAGCCGACTTCGACCAGGCGTTGGCCGTCGCCGCCGCGGCCTCGCGCGCCCTCGCCGTGGCCTAG
- a CDS encoding Short-chain dehydrogenase/reductase SDR (ID:RHAL1_03110;~source:Prodigal:2.6) has translation MSAPRTIIVTGGSRGLGLGIASALAGQGYRVVALARRESDQLQAAMKAAPESSLRFEPFDLEHLEHVSEFVRGVRKAHGPIYGLVNNAGLGTEGVLATMPTSAIERLVQLNTLAPMVLTKHVVRSMMSAGTGRIVNMSSIIASTGYSALSVYAATKASMIGFTRSLAREVGPLGITVNAIAPGFVDTEMTSMLDDAQRAKIARRSALGRLTSIEDVASAATYLMSEAAAGITGTVLTVDAGNTA, from the coding sequence ATGAGCGCGCCCCGCACCATCATCGTGACCGGCGGCAGCCGCGGCCTCGGGCTCGGCATCGCCTCGGCGCTGGCGGGGCAGGGCTATCGTGTCGTCGCGCTCGCGCGGCGCGAGAGCGATCAGCTGCAGGCCGCGATGAAGGCGGCGCCCGAGTCGTCGCTCCGCTTCGAGCCGTTCGATCTCGAACATCTCGAGCACGTGTCCGAGTTCGTGCGCGGCGTGCGCAAGGCGCATGGCCCGATCTACGGGCTCGTCAACAACGCCGGCCTCGGCACTGAAGGCGTGCTGGCGACGATGCCGACCTCGGCCATCGAGCGGCTGGTGCAGCTGAACACGCTGGCGCCGATGGTGCTGACCAAGCACGTCGTCCGCTCGATGATGTCCGCGGGCACGGGTCGCATCGTCAACATGTCGTCGATCATCGCCTCGACGGGCTACAGCGCGCTCTCCGTCTACGCCGCGACGAAGGCCTCGATGATCGGCTTCACCCGCTCGCTCGCCCGCGAGGTCGGCCCGCTCGGCATCACGGTCAACGCGATCGCGCCGGGCTTCGTCGACACCGAGATGACGTCGATGCTCGACGACGCGCAGCGCGCCAAGATCGCGCGCCGCTCGGCGCTCGGCCGGCTCACCTCGATCGAGGATGTCGCGTCCGCCGCGACCTACCTCATGAGCGAGGCCGCCGCCGGCATCACCGGCACGGTGCTCACGGTCGACGCCGGAAACACGGCCTGA
- a CDS encoding Acyl-CoA synthetase (AMP-forming)/AMP-acid ligase II (ID:RHAL1_03111;~source:Prodigal:2.6), with protein MAPRLSERAATRLIATAGTLDLGALAAGTILAGGAPGLAGRSVLVATRAQRESGAALVELDGLVRRMVIAPPDLNPEHLAAIVEDAEIEAIVTDDAQRFAALDLPIVLIADAIAPAAPVTRELETQWVLLTSGTLGRPKMVAHTLAALTGAISGAPHEGTVVWSTFYDIRRYGGLQMFLRALLGRTDFVLTDAAEPLGDLLHRLGHAGVTAISGTPSHWRRVLMSNERGSFAPRYVRLSGEIADQMVLDGLRAAFPDAVIEHAYASTEAGVGFTVADGQEGFPAAYLECEGVVAMKVEEGTLRIRSARAASFYLGAAAPVLRDADGFVDTGDLVTRRGDRYVFAGRRGGIINVGGLKVNPEEVEAVINSHDGVRMSLVHARKSPLTGAIVAADVVLREGEADFGAMREQILELCRAELERHKVPAIVRFVPTLALTPGGKLLRAQG; from the coding sequence ATGGCACCGCGTCTCTCCGAGCGCGCCGCGACGCGGCTGATCGCGACGGCCGGCACCCTCGACCTTGGGGCGCTGGCGGCCGGCACCATCCTGGCGGGCGGCGCGCCCGGCCTCGCCGGCCGCTCGGTGCTCGTGGCGACGCGCGCCCAGCGCGAAAGCGGCGCCGCGCTCGTCGAGCTCGACGGGCTCGTGCGCCGCATGGTGATCGCGCCGCCCGACCTCAATCCCGAGCATCTCGCGGCGATCGTCGAGGACGCCGAGATCGAGGCGATCGTCACCGACGATGCGCAGCGCTTCGCCGCGCTCGACCTGCCGATCGTGCTCATCGCCGACGCCATCGCGCCGGCGGCGCCAGTGACCCGTGAGCTGGAGACGCAGTGGGTGCTGCTCACCTCGGGCACGCTCGGGAGGCCGAAGATGGTCGCGCACACGCTCGCGGCGCTGACCGGAGCGATCAGTGGAGCGCCGCACGAGGGCACGGTCGTCTGGTCGACCTTCTACGACATTCGTCGTTACGGCGGCCTGCAGATGTTCCTGCGCGCGCTGCTCGGACGCACCGATTTCGTGCTGACCGACGCGGCCGAGCCGCTCGGCGACCTTCTGCATCGGCTGGGTCACGCCGGCGTCACGGCGATCTCCGGCACGCCTTCGCACTGGCGGCGCGTGCTGATGAGCAACGAGCGCGGCTCGTTTGCGCCGCGCTACGTGCGGCTCTCTGGCGAGATCGCCGACCAGATGGTGCTCGACGGCCTGCGCGCGGCGTTCCCCGATGCGGTGATCGAGCATGCCTACGCCTCGACCGAGGCCGGCGTCGGCTTCACCGTCGCGGACGGCCAGGAAGGTTTCCCTGCCGCCTATCTCGAGTGCGAAGGTGTTGTCGCCATGAAGGTCGAGGAGGGCACGCTGCGCATCCGCTCGGCGCGCGCCGCGTCGTTCTATCTCGGCGCCGCGGCGCCGGTGCTGCGCGATGCCGACGGCTTCGTCGACACCGGCGACCTCGTGACGCGTCGCGGCGACCGCTACGTCTTCGCCGGGCGGCGCGGCGGCATCATCAACGTCGGCGGCCTCAAGGTGAACCCCGAGGAGGTCGAGGCGGTGATCAACAGCCACGACGGCGTGCGCATGTCGCTCGTCCACGCGCGAAAAAGCCCGTTGACCGGTGCGATCGTCGCCGCCGACGTCGTGCTCCGCGAGGGCGAGGCGGATTTCGGCGCGATGCGCGAGCAGATCCTCGAGCTCTGCCGCGCCGAGCTCGAGCGCCACAAGGTGCCGGCCATCGTGCGCTTCGTGCCGACGCTGGCGCTGACGCCCGGCGGCAAGCTCTTGCGCGCGCAGGGCTGA
- a CDS encoding Acyl carrier protein (ID:RHAL1_03112;~source:Prodigal:2.6) encodes MDVRETILGEMRRVAREQNKTLAPLDDETPLLSTGLDSLCFAILVARLEEELGIDPFSSAEDVALPVTVGDLVEFYEHALV; translated from the coding sequence ATGGACGTGCGGGAGACCATTCTCGGCGAGATGCGCCGCGTTGCGCGCGAGCAGAACAAGACTCTGGCGCCGCTCGACGACGAGACGCCGCTGTTGAGCACGGGGCTCGACTCGCTCTGCTTCGCGATCCTCGTCGCCCGCCTCGAGGAGGAGCTCGGCATCGACCCGTTCTCGAGCGCCGAGGACGTCGCGCTGCCCGTCACCGTGGGCGATCTCGTCGAATTCTACGAGCATGCCCTCGTCTGA